Proteins encoded by one window of Anguilla rostrata isolate EN2019 chromosome 9, ASM1855537v3, whole genome shotgun sequence:
- the LOC135262830 gene encoding syntaxin-5-like — MSCRDRTSEFMSVCESLEGRRNGIQTCKPVPNAIRQRSDFTVMAKRIGKDLNNTFAKLEKLTIFAKRKSLFDDKAVEIEELTYIIKQDITSLNKQIAQLQELVRSRSSQNGRHVQTHSNSIMVLLQSKLASMSNDFKSVLEVRTENLKQQHSRREQFSQSLLPAFPLETSNPNSSLLMLEDARRSMDVSIDMDPRSSQQLLLINEQDSYIQSRADTMQNIESTIVELGFIFQQLAHMVKEQEETVQRIDANVEDTQLNVVAAHAEILKYFQSVSSNRWLLIKIFLILIVFFIVFVVFLA, encoded by the exons ATGTCTTGTCGAGACCGCACCAGTGAGTTTATGTCTGTCTGCGAATCCCTGGAGGGGAGACGG AACGGGATCCAGACATGTAAACCAGTCCCTAATGCCATCAGACAGCGCAGTGACTTTACTGTCATGGCAAA GAGAATAGGAAAGGACTTGAACAATACTTTTGCCAAACTGGAAAAGCTGACAATCT TTGCCAAGAGAAAATCGTTGTTTGATGACAAAGCTGTGGAGATTGAAGAGCTGACATACATCATTAAACAG GACATCACCAGCCTGAATAAGCAGATAGCGCAGTTACAGGAGCTGGTGCGCTCCCGTAGCAGTCAGAATGGAAGACATGTCCAAACACATTCCAACAGCATCATGGTCTTGCTGCAG tcCAAACTGGCGTCTATGTCAAATGACTTCAAATCAGTGCTGGAGGTGAGAACAGAG AATCTTAAGCAGCAGCACAGTAGAAGAGAGCAGTTTTCCCAGTCCCTGCTCCCAGCCTTCCCTCTAGAAACCAGCAACCCCA ACAGTTCGCTGTTGATGCTGGAAGATGCAAGGAGATCTATGGACGTGTCTATAGACATGGACCCTCGGTCCAGTCAGCAGCTGCTGCTCATAAACGAACAG GACTCGTACATCCAGAGCCGGGCAGACACCATGCAGAACATTGAGTCGACCATTGTTGAGCTGGGCTTCATATTTCAGCAGCTGGCACACATGGtaaaagagcaggaggagacgGTACAGAG GATTGATGCCAATGTGGAGGACACCCAGCTCAACGTGGTCGCCGCCCATGCCGAGATACTCAAATACTTCCAGTCCGTTTCCTCAAATCGCTGGCTACTTATCAAaatcttcctcatcctcattgTCTTCTTCATTGTCTTTGTTGTCTTCTTGGCTTAA
- the zgc:162144 gene encoding RD3 domain-containing protein, translating into MFPWSALFSTEPQLPGQRSPEEMVTDTLMLELGALLKRTERLRQERATEGRRRSSSVDYSWLAANPPKHAYELTPGEVLELQGLCAKIPPSQCGPVILRFRKLVTEFEPDVNEVPRIFRSVLSDCLEDDALGLEEERMREQASRFHKPRSKSLSLVTFRSKFRINPFRGGGLPEQEGEPWPVEEEEEEGLPMGVQGRTRRVRSMPDITPMEESAQS; encoded by the exons ATGTTCCCCTGGTCGGCCTTGTTCTCCACAGAGCCTCAGCTCCCTGGCCAGCGGTCTCCAGAGGAGATGGTGACCGACACCCTGATGCTGGAGCTGGGCGCGCTGCTGAAACGCACCGAGCGGCTCCGCCAGGAGAGGGCGACGGAGGGGCGCAGGCGGAGCTCTTCCGTGGACTACAGCTGGCTGGCTGCCAATCCCCCGAAACATGCCTACGAGCTCACCCCCGGCGaggtgctggagctgcaggGCCTGTGTGCCAAGATCCCCCCTTCCCAGTGCGGCCCCGTCATACTGAG GTTCAGGAAGCTGGTGACGGAGTTTGAGCCGGATGTGAACGAAGTGCCGCGCATCTTCCGCTCGGTGCTGAGCGACTGCCTGGAGGATGATGCCctggggctggaggaggagaggatgaGGGAGCAGGCCAGTCGCTTTCACAAGCCGCGCAGCAAGAGCCTGTCCCTGGTCACCTTCCGCTCCAAGTTCCGCATCAACCCCTTCCGGGGCGGGGGTCTTCCGGAGCAGGAAGGGGAGCCGTGgccggtggaggaggaggaggaggaggggttgcCGATGGGGGTCCAAGGAAGGACCAGGAGGGTGAGGAGCATGCCAGACATTACCCCCATGGAGGAGAGTGCACAAAGTTAA